The genomic segment GCTTAGTTGATAATTTTATATTAAATAATTTAAACCCTTCGTAACTTATTGTTAAAATTCCAGCCATAAGTTTTACCGGAGTTTTTAGATTATTGGCTAAGGAGTAAATTCCGTTTTTAAGATAATCAAAATTTTCAGATATAGTCATGACGGGGATAATGTCTTTAACACCTCCACCACCAATAGACGTTATTACAGTTTTTTTATTGGTCATAGTCACTTCCGTAAAATAGTTCTATATAATTCACTGTAATTCTACTGCAACTACAAGTAAAGGTATTTTTAAATGACTTCCATTTTCAATACAATGCTAAAGTTTGTTTAACTTGACAGTGCCTCTACAACTTATCCATCCAAGTATCCCTTACTTTAATAAATAAATACAAATGTATTTTTTTGTCAGTTAATTTTTCTATTTCTCTTTTGGAAATTATACTAATTTTCTTAATATTTTCTCCATTTGTTCCCAAAATAATCTTTTTTTGGCTATCTTTTAACACTGTAATGACTTGGTGTATAGTAATGTCATTTTGTGTTTCTTTCCAGGATTCTGTCTCAACCTTTAAGTTGTATGGTATTTCTTTATTTAAAAATTTGTACAATTGCTCCATTGTTATGTCCTCAGCAATTTGCTTAATACTTCTATCAGTTACTTCATCCTCATTATAGTGCCATTCTCCCTCTGGTGAATTGGTGATTAAGTAATTTAAAAAATCTGTCACGCCTTTATTATTTATGGCTGAAATCATGAAAATATTATTAAATCCTTTAGCTTTAGCTTCTTGGGCGAGAAGAAGTAATTGATTTTTATCCTTTACCAAATCTACTTTGTTGAAAATAATTATTAAATTTTCTTGAGAATTAAAATAAGTTACGTCAATTAATGGATTATTTAAGCAATTTTTTTTTGCTACATCAACAATGATGCAAATAAAATCAACGTTTTTAATTTCTTGAAGCGATTTTTTTGTAATTGATTTTTCTAACTTATATTTTGGATTTTTTAAATATCCAGGCGTATCTATAAATATTAATTGGGCGTTATCTTTAGAAACGATTCCTTTAATATTATCTCGGGTGGTGTGCACTTTATGCGTTACCGCTGATATTTTTTGATTAACTAAAGCATTTAGAAGCGTTGATTTACCTGAATTAGGGGCTCCAATTAGACAGGCATATCCTATTTTTTTATTCATCATTATTATTAATAAAATTTAGCATTTCCTCAGCGGCTTTTTGTTCTGCCTCTTTTTTTGTTTTTCCCTGAGCCTTAAATTTATACTTATTTTTAAGTGATACTGATATGGTAAATATTGGCTCATGTGGCTCACCATCTTTATCTTCCGTTTTATATTTTGGTAATACTTTATACCTTTTTTGGATTAATTCTTGTAATTGTGATTTATAATCTTTTTGAAATAACTTGTTTATATCAGTAAAAAACTCTGCCCACCAATTACTAACAATATCCTTAATAGTAATAAAATCACTATCTAAATAAATAGCAGCTATAACGGCCTCTAAAACATTTTCCAAGTTATTGGGATTTTCCCTGCCACCGCACTGCTCCTCTCCATTATCAAGAATAATTTTTTCTGCCATATTAAGCTTTTTGGCTACTTTAACTATTGTTTTTGAATTAACCAAATTAGCAAGAATGATCGATAATTCTCCCTCAGAATAGTTGTTAAATTTATGATATACAACATCTGCAATCACGACATTTAAAACGCTATCTCCTAAAAATTCCATTCTTTCGTAACTTACGTCTTCAACTTTATTTTTGACAGCACTAGGATGTGTTAACGCTATTCTGAGCAGATTAGTATCTTTAAATTTATAGTCATCTAGTTCTAGTTTCACAAAAAAATATCATTCAATCATTTTAAAAGCCCTGTTTGTTCTGAACTTCGTAATAAAGTCTAGCACTGAAAAATCAGATGTCCAAAATAATATTTTGGCTTTTCCAAGAATTTTGTTTTTTGAAACATAACCAATTTTTTTCAAAAATCTACTATCTATGGAATTATCTCTATTATCACCCATAAAAAAATAATGTCCCTTTGGAACTTTGTAAACAGGAGTATCATTATGATCAAAGTTATTTTGATAGCTTTTTCGACCATTATCTGTGTATATTGTGTAATTCACTCCATTTGGCAGAGTTTCCTCAAAAATATTTTTTACATATGGAATACCATTTTGCTCTATATCAATTTTTTGCCCCTTCGACTCCCTCTTTACAGCGACATTGTTAATATATAATAGCCCATCTTTAATTTGTATTTCATCATCAGGAAGACCAATCAGCCTTTTTATATAATGTGTACTACTATCTTTTGGCGATAAAAAAACTATGATATCCCCTCTTTTGGGTGTATCAAAAAAGAATGATTCGTTAAATAAATCAAATCTATTGAGCATGAATGAAAGGGAACTATTGTTGTAGCCATAAGCAAATTTTTCTACAAAAAGATAATCACCGATTTGTAATCCTGGTTTCATTGAACCAGAAGGAATTTTAAAGGGTTGATATATGAATGTTTGAAAAATAAATGCAAAAATAAATGCAAATGCTAATGAATTTAATAATTCCTTAAAATTTTTATAAGAAAATATTAATTTAATATAATTATCAATAAGCCTCATGTTTATACCTTAGTATTATATTTTCCTGCCGATACCTTGGCAATAGGTATCCTGAAAGGGGAACAGGATATATAATCAATTTTTAATTTATTAAAAAACTTTATTGAAGCAGGATCTCCTGCATGTTCACCACAAATTCCAATTTTAATGGTCGGATTGTGCTTTCTACTACTTATAATCGCCATTTTTAACAACTCACCAACCGTTTGCTCATGAATGGAGGAAAAAGGATCTTCAAAAAAAATACCCTTTTCCATGTATGTTCTTAAAAATTTACCTGCATCATCTCGTGAAATGCCAAGACATGTCTGCGTAAGATCATTAGTACCAAAACTTATAAAATCTGCTTCACTCGCTATCTCACCAGCATTGATAACTGCAGCAGGAAGTTCAATCATACTTCCTAATTTGTATTCAAACTTAGTATTTAATTCATTTTCAAGCGTATTAGCTGTGTCACTAATGAGGCTTTTTAATATCATAAATTCCGCTTTATTCATTACCAATGGAACCATAATTTCTGGAATAGTTACGATACCTTCTTTAATGCATCTGTGAGTTGCTCTAAGTATCGCCTTCACTTGCATCTGGTATATTTCAGGATATGTAATTGCAAGTCTGCATCCCCTATGGCCTAACATTGGGTTAGCTTCTTTAAGAGAATTGATCCTATTTTTGATATCTTTAAGATTTAAAGACATTAATTGGCTCATATGCCCCAGTTCATCTTCATCATTTTGTGGAAAAAATTCATGAAGTGGTGGATCTAGTAATCTAATAGTTACTGGCAATCCACTCATAATTTTAAACAGTTGATAAAAATCTTCTTCTTGATAAAGCAGTAACTGGTTGAGAATTTTTGAACGTTCTTTCAGATTTTGGGAGAGGATCATTTCTCTAAAAATGTTAATTCTATCCTCTTGGAAAAACATATGCTCAGTTCTACAAAGACCTATTCCACAAGCGTTAAAACTTTTAGCAACTTTTGCGTCTTTTATTGT from the Candidatus Bandiella numerosa genome contains:
- the rnc gene encoding ribonuclease III, translated to MKLELDDYKFKDTNLLRIALTHPSAVKNKVEDVSYERMEFLGDSVLNVVIADVVYHKFNNYSEGELSIILANLVNSKTIVKVAKKLNMAEKIILDNGEEQCGGRENPNNLENVLEAVIAAIYLDSDFITIKDIVSNWWAEFFTDINKLFQKDYKSQLQELIQKRYKVLPKYKTEDKDGEPHEPIFTISVSLKNKYKFKAQGKTKKEAEQKAAEEMLNFINNNDE
- the era gene encoding GTPase Era yields the protein MMNKKIGYACLIGAPNSGKSTLLNALVNQKISAVTHKVHTTRDNIKGIVSKDNAQLIFIDTPGYLKNPKYKLEKSITKKSLQEIKNVDFICIIVDVAKKNCLNNPLIDVTYFNSQENLIIIFNKVDLVKDKNQLLLLAQEAKAKGFNNIFMISAINNKGVTDFLNYLITNSPEGEWHYNEDEVTDRSIKQIAEDITMEQLYKFLNKEIPYNLKVETESWKETQNDITIHQVITVLKDSQKKIILGTNGENIKKISIISKREIEKLTDKKIHLYLFIKVRDTWMDKL
- the lepB gene encoding signal peptidase I, translated to MRLIDNYIKLIFSYKNFKELLNSLAFAFIFAFIFQTFIYQPFKIPSGSMKPGLQIGDYLFVEKFAYGYNNSSLSFMLNRFDLFNESFFFDTPKRGDIIVFLSPKDSSTHYIKRLIGLPDDEIQIKDGLLYINNVAVKRESKGQKIDIEQNGIPYVKNIFEETLPNGVNYTIYTDNGRKSYQNNFDHNDTPVYKVPKGHYFFMGDNRDNSIDSRFLKKIGYVSKNKILGKAKILFWTSDFSVLDFITKFRTNRAFKMIE